GTTCTGGGAGCCGGCAGCCTGTTCCAGAAACAGATCCTGGTCGAAACCTATTTCGATGAATCGGTGCAGGGCCTGGATATCGGATCGGCGGTAAAAGTGCGTGGCGTGAAGGTCGGCAAGGTGGAAGCCATCACCCTGGTCGACTCGGTCTACCCAACCGAAAAGCGTTATGTGCTGGTACGCATTGCCCTGCTGTCCCGCTCCCTGGGCCGCACGGCCGAGGTCATTCAAAGAGGCCTGCAGGAACAGACCGATCAGGGGTTGCGCTTACGCATGGCCTTTCAGGGCGTAACCGGACTGGCTTTTCTGGAAGCCGACTACCTGCCGGCCGAACAGGCTCCCTGCCTGGAAATCGACTGGCAGCCCATCTACCCTTACATCCCCTCGGCACCGAGCACCATCACCCGTTATACCGAAGCGGTCGATAAAATCCTCAAAAACCTGGACAGCCTGGACATCGCGGCCCTCAGCGGAGGCATCGAGCAGGCCATCACGACCCTCAACCGGGCCATGGAAGAAGCCCGCGTCGCTCAGATCAGCGACCAGTCCTTGGCTCTATTGAATGAACTGCGTGTCACCAATCAGCGTCTCGAAACGTTACTGGTTGACGGTCGCGCTCCGCTGCAACAATTTTTCGCCACGCTTCCGGATCTGTCCCGGTCGCTGACACGCAGCGCCCGGCAACTTGAAACCCTGACCGCCCGACTCCCCGACGATCTGGCCCCGTTGGGTCAGAGTTTGCGCCAGGTGAGCGCCCTTCTGACCTCCGAACAACAGACCATCGAAACCACCCTGGAAAACTTCAGGCAGACTTCCGAAAACCTTC
This DNA window, taken from Syntrophotalea carbinolica DSM 2380, encodes the following:
- a CDS encoding MlaD family protein; this translates as MSERANYVKIGLFVIGAIIIAVAAIIVLGAGSLFQKQILVETYFDESVQGLDIGSAVKVRGVKVGKVEAITLVDSVYPTEKRYVLVRIALLSRSLGRTAEVIQRGLQEQTDQGLRLRMAFQGVTGLAFLEADYLPAEQAPCLEIDWQPIYPYIPSAPSTITRYTEAVDKILKNLDSLDIAALSGGIEQAITTLNRAMEEARVAQISDQSLALLNELRVTNQRLETLLVDGRAPLQQFFATLPDLSRSLTRSARQLETLTARLPDDLAPLGQSLRQVSALLTSEQQTIETTLENFRQTSENLLDMSENARSYPSQMLFGAPPTPVEP